The following proteins are encoded in a genomic region of Desulfovibrio sp. JC010:
- a CDS encoding MFS transporter, with protein sequence MAEKQSLPLLEFITLCCVVFMAVCNISVYYSLNVYLQELGFNKTVSGLLISVYSLSGMFMYLTVSSRITAVNAYRFMFAGMVLVGFCGCGYIYLHDFLPLLLLRIGQGVGIFMLLAPCVAILVSMVSQKNVGSAFSLYSTALLLPYAVMPHVSEQFGALVAGPECIYAGTAGLIPLAFLLTLFLRFRTSQIAKHVQTEGETEAVSMRESYANLLQLKIFSVLAVNGVYFMIFTGLFFLFQDFAHSRGVFKAGYFFSLQMGVMIAIRLFGGAIFDRFSKRGLIVTAFMLTAVGFVMLNGLHDESMLLPIAVIFGTGMGLSAPALNSLMFVVSEPRFRSFNVNMMMFTVHAGSFFGPLMGGIAVDYMGYDGFLNIAAAGTVVTAMVFMLLGRAQD encoded by the coding sequence ATGGCTGAAAAGCAATCCCTTCCCCTCCTCGAATTCATCACTTTATGCTGCGTGGTCTTCATGGCCGTGTGCAACATTTCCGTTTACTACAGTCTGAATGTTTACCTGCAAGAGCTTGGATTTAATAAGACTGTTTCCGGATTACTGATAAGTGTCTATTCTCTTTCCGGCATGTTCATGTATCTTACGGTCAGTAGTCGAATTACTGCCGTGAATGCCTACCGTTTCATGTTCGCAGGTATGGTGCTGGTCGGGTTCTGCGGTTGCGGATATATTTATTTGCATGATTTTTTACCGCTTCTGCTGCTGCGTATCGGGCAGGGGGTGGGCATCTTCATGCTGCTGGCTCCGTGTGTGGCAATTCTAGTCTCCATGGTCAGTCAGAAAAATGTAGGCTCGGCATTCAGCCTTTATTCAACAGCCCTGCTGCTGCCCTATGCGGTCATGCCCCATGTGTCTGAACAGTTCGGAGCTCTGGTTGCGGGGCCGGAGTGTATTTATGCCGGGACTGCCGGGCTGATTCCGCTGGCGTTTTTGCTGACCCTCTTTCTTAGATTTCGAACTTCGCAAATAGCAAAGCACGTGCAGACAGAAGGTGAAACCGAAGCTGTTTCCATGCGCGAATCATACGCCAATCTGCTGCAGCTTAAGATCTTTTCAGTGCTGGCAGTGAACGGTGTCTATTTTATGATTTTTACCGGGCTGTTCTTTTTGTTTCAGGATTTTGCCCATTCACGGGGCGTGTTTAAGGCCGGATATTTCTTTTCCTTACAGATGGGGGTGATGATCGCCATCCGTTTATTTGGCGGAGCTATTTTTGACCGCTTCTCCAAGCGCGGACTGATTGTGACCGCTTTTATGCTTACTGCCGTGGGTTTTGTGATGCTGAACGGATTGCATGATGAATCCATGCTCCTGCCCATCGCCGTTATATTCGGTACAGGCATGGGGCTTAGTGCTCCGGCTCTTAATTCACTGATGTTTGTAGTCAGTGAACCCCGTTTCCGCAGTTTTAATGTGAACATGATGATGTTTACCGTACACGCGGGGTCATTCTTCGGTCCGCTCATGGGTGGAATTGCCGTGGATTACATGGGTTATGACGGATTTTTAAATATTGCCGCTGCGGGAACCGTGGTTACGGCTATGGTTTTTATGCTGCTGGGGCGGGCGCAGGATTAA
- a CDS encoding nucleoside deaminase encodes MSDMKFMEEAYKLAKKSFDEGGLPIGSVLVRDGEIIGSGHNQRVQKGDPIAHGEMDCIRNAGRQKTYKDTTIYTTLSPCMMCSGTIVQFGISRVVIGENRNFGGNEEFLKSRGVQVDILDHPKCIELMERLKAEKPALWAEDIGED; translated from the coding sequence ATGTCGGATATGAAATTTATGGAAGAGGCTTACAAGCTGGCAAAGAAGAGCTTCGATGAAGGCGGTCTGCCCATCGGTTCGGTGCTGGTCCGTGACGGGGAAATTATCGGTAGCGGGCATAACCAGCGGGTGCAGAAGGGCGATCCCATTGCTCATGGTGAAATGGATTGCATCCGCAATGCCGGGCGGCAGAAAACATATAAAGATACGACGATTTATACCACCCTGTCGCCATGTATGATGTGTTCCGGCACAATCGTGCAGTTCGGAATCTCCCGGGTAGTTATCGGGGAGAACCGTAATTTCGGCGGTAATGAGGAATTCCTCAAGTCCCGTGGAGTTCAGGTGGATATTCTGGACCACCCCAAGTGCATTGAGCTGATGGAACGGCTGAAAGCCGAAAAGCCTGCGCTCTGGGCGGAGGATATCGGGGAAGATTAA
- a CDS encoding LysE family transporter: protein MRSKKLRKTFLAGLCVSLGNPKVIAFYCGFLPGFMDLQHLTATDALIVVSAIITTVLAVLLAYAWLGDRSRAAIRSPKIWKIATRCAGSVLIGFGVAVATK, encoded by the coding sequence TTGCGAAGTAAAAAACTGAGAAAAACTTTTCTGGCCGGACTTTGTGTATCACTGGGCAACCCCAAAGTCATCGCATTTTACTGCGGCTTTCTGCCCGGCTTCATGGATTTACAACATCTGACCGCAACTGATGCCCTAATCGTTGTCAGTGCGATCATCACCACGGTGTTGGCTGTCCTTTTGGCCTATGCATGGCTGGGCGACCGCAGCCGAGCGGCCATCCGCAGCCCGAAAATCTGGAAAATCGCCACCCGCTGTGCCGGGTCGGTCCTGATCGGCTTCGGGGTAGCGGTTGCTACTAAATAG